In the genome of Chrysoperla carnea chromosome 5, inChrCarn1.1, whole genome shotgun sequence, the window CAGGGactagaaaaacattttaaggaGGCTTCTGGATCACCAAAAAGTATAAAGCTTGGAAAAACAGCATGAAGATGATATTCcccaaaataaaatgataaaatttacttaCTAAACACATCAGTTTCATccataatttcagcttgaattAATTCTTCAATAACATCTTCCAATGTTACCAAACCCACCGTCTCATAGAATGGATCACCTTCACCTTCGTTGTTGACCCGATGTACAAAAGCCATATGACCTTTATGACCttctttaaattgtttaaacatgACATCTAACGTAACATCTTCGTACACAAAATTACATGGATTTTGATAGAATTGACACAAAGTTTTTAACGGAGTATTATCGTCCGGATCAACAAACGCTAAATCTTTGATATATAACATTGTTACAATGTTTGTACGAGTGCCTTCGAATACTGGAATACGAGAAAATCctagaaaaaagaaattaatatgacTGAAAAATTCAATTCTAGAAGAATATTAAGATTATTTGCTAGAGCACAGGTGGGACTCTTGACTGTCGATTGAATTACCACCTTCATAAAATGGGGATCTTTTATGAACCCACTTTTAGGGCCTGTATGGAAGACGATTAAACCTCCATAAACGTTATTTGCACCTGTAGAAACCTACAGGGCGCTAGACTTAGAACGCTTTGGTCCGAAACCGTGGATCTATCAATCCCGTAATAAATTACGGTGGAGAAAAAAcgatccaaatttttttcggcAAATCCGTTAAAATAAAGGAAGTAAAAATGagatttattgattgattttccAGGAGGAGGGGATAATTTTGGATCCAAATTTATATCCAAACTAGCGAAACAACATTATAATAaagatttgtatatatattgatTACCTGATTTCATAATTTCTGAAACagtttcaaaattcaatatggaTTCATAATCCAACATAAATACATCCTCAATGCGTGTCATAACATCGGACACAGTTTTTTTGCGTAGTTCCAATGCACCAGATATTATATTTACTTCGTCTTTATCTAAATCATTAGTATCAGTTGTCacctagaaaaaataaataaataaattttatgaaacattaCTCGATCgataattacaatattattatcagTAGTTTCGAAGAAACAATtagaatttattgataaataccaagaataattatatgaaatatgatttcattttattttaattatgtgtGAAATGCGAGTTTTATGCTTGCTCGAATATGCTCTTATCAATTATATTCCGAGTAAtactaaacaataaatatttttataccatgtatatatgaaatctatcaaggtatactaagtttagtcccaagtttgtaacgcttaaaaatattgatgctaccaacaaaattttggtataagtgttcataaaatcacctaattagtccttttttggttgtctgtccgtctgtctgttcgtAAGCACGAtaattgaaaaacgaaaagagatatcaagctgaaatttttatagcgtgctaagcaAACAAAATCAACACTACTAATTATGTAATCAACGCtgtctctacatggtatttcaacaattaactcagtcttAGATCAAAcagaatgaacaaacgcacaaatagctagatttttgttatcaattattgtcAAAactcggtttacaaaaaaatgtttgcgtatttataaagaacaactttctaatataaagcgtccatctaatgtttgtcagttatggaATCAGAaagaggttttaattgaacccgAAAACTTAGAACAAATTTGATGCCGGTATATAAGATTTGTGCGTTTGAAACTACCATTTTTCGTTTGaggcattttcctcgattaaaacTTTACTCGGCCAACTTTCAGTGATACTAGTAGTTATTGTTCCATTAAAAGAGCCagtaatgtataataatattttgttgaaggcggtattaaaaatataaaaagattatgtcatttattttatttataaagaattatttttatttttgcttttaataaCAATGATTTGATTTAACCTCAATTGACACACAACATTCAATAAAgacgtttattttatttattttaatattataattattaatttaattataattaaatcttaAGTAATCGTTTCTAACTTTTAAAATCTTTACACAAATATACAATTGTTGGTGCGTCTGTATGTAATCGCGTAACTTTTGTTACGGTCAAATTCATTTGCTTTGTCGAAAAGATTGTTCCTTGCTATAATAGCCCCCCGCCTCTTAAACTCTAATTTCCAATGATTTAATTTGTGTGAGTAGTGAACTTAGAATTCGAAGACCGCAGCCAGGCTGAAATTCTCCTTGATGAAAACGAAATCAAAGGCTTCTTTGATACAAGCCTCCTTGTTAATCAAATCAATCTTTTTTTAGCGGTGTAAGAACTGGGAAAGTAGATAACAAACTTTAGCTTTTATATTTCGAGGAAAGGTAGTACTGAAGGATAGAAATCAGGTTCAAAGCTTGTTTAGTGTCTGAAGGAAGAAATTTATCGTGGCGAAGATTACCAGAGGGAGTATTTcgcagaaaaatttgtttataaagttgCAGCTGTCCTGACAGGCGGACAGGGAAcgattagaaaattatatattatgaaattattatttttaacgtaatttttcttttttttaaatatgttaatattaattttatgaaaaattctattttcaaaattcttataaaaataaatcgcaaGGTTTATAAATacatcgatttatttattttaaatatgagcACAGATGCTCTGACGAAAAAcacattgaataaatttatcaaattttttaataatggtgTAAATTTCAAGCTGAATGAATTTTCCTCGAATTTTAAAAGACGAGCGACGAATTTTCCCCTTGTCTGATAAATAAATTCTACTATCATGTGACTACAATTTCCCcgtttttttttatggattaattaaaagaaaatttttgatatttgtgcCTTTTCTTTCGCTAGGAAATGGAAATTTATTGCTTCAAAAATAAGTTTACCTTGTTTTTAGTGTTTCCTTATTACCTTTCTCTctattctaaaaagaaaattgggATTAAAAATTTGAGATTAATTTTGTGACTTATCTTGaagtcaaaaattatattttactccCTTAGATGTTTGAGTAACTTTACTATTGCCATATTGGTATCCATAAATGGTTGCTGATAAAGGTcgttttatgcaaattttgatcatgtaaataaaattccttGACCGATTTAGACTTTTAAAGATAATGCAATTATTATAACAGTAGCGTATTTATACCTACTAAGATTCTCAGACTCTTCTTTGGTTTCATTCCCGATTTTTTGTgtctacttttttattttctagagtaattgagcccaaaaataacgaaaatctaGTTCATTTGGatattagacaaatattttgtaaaaaatttcccgAATCGATCCTAGAAATGAATTTTGGTATGGGATTTTGGACGATATATGAAAAACTATGAACTTAATAATGAAATGAacgcgatttttgaattttttgggtcaatattaccgtatatactgagttttatcgaaatttgagCCAAtgaaattttctcgattttttggaattttcttaaggggtaccccttagaaaaaaatcgaaaaaatcgcaaaaaggTTTTTGCTtccgaatttgatgaaactccatctataaggtaaatttaacccaaaaaactcaaaaatcacGATTATTTATCGATAGGGCGATTAGTTTccgaaaaaatcgatatttcggATTCATTTTTGacgttatttcgaaaaatacttGTCCTATCGCTgtatgtacccgatttttgaattttttgggtcagaattaccttatatactgagttttatcgaaattggagacaagaaatgattttcgattttttgcaattttcttaaggggtaccccttcaaaaaaatcgaaaaaatcggaaacaactttttgttttggaatttgataaaactccgtatataaggtaattttgacccaaacaatacaaaaatcgtgATTACTTATTGCTtagatgcatagtttttgagataccgGCCAAAATCCAATATAATGGGCCGATTTTTTAGCTCGATTTCGGgaaattttttagcaaaaattcaCCAAATGAATTGGATTTTCgtaacttttattttctaattactCAAGGAAATCAGAAAACCGAAACACAATTTCCTTTATAAAAATTCCTGGTTATTTATAATCCCGACTTCTGCTATTTACAAGCACCCCGTTTATATTTTGCTCAACTACAGTAAACTTGAAGACTAGCTTCCGgacaaatgtttttataattattattcataattttaaattcttgtaataataataattaacgatGATATCAACtttcaattattatcaattttttaaaatacgcatttaaatataaaattaaaatacatttgttctttttcaaaatgaaaatatttttgtttaaaacgaaaacaatttttctcaagttccattttattatattgcaaaaatcatgtaaattttctatacaaaatattttattatttttgaaaacttcaagatattgatttaaaaaaataaaataaaagtaataataaagtaCATTATTCTTAAGCGGGGAGTCCATGGCAGTAAAAGTGCCCTTACacgaatttcaaaatttcgcatatgaatttAACGATAGTTATATTATGTACTAGGTGTACCAGGGTTTATCCTGGcagagatattttttatatttttaataactacaagtattttgcattttcatggaaattaatttctaagagaccattttattgcaaattttatctattttcaagaaaatttggtgTGACAGCTCTTTTCGTGGCAGAAAGGTCTGTcacatcaatttttaatatacaagccaataaaattttactctaatcgcggaattacttttatttttttaatttgttcgtttTGAGTTCTATTTCCGAAATATCTCGGTGTGACAGCTCAaaatttgaccaaaatatctgtcacatcagtaaaaaataaaaaatcccggcaaaaaatatttcagatatcgaaaaattgtattcatatttttcgtgtacattcatgaagttgaaaataaggtacaaataatttcaaccacaagtaaAAAGTCTTTGCCGCTCGAACTACCTTAAGTTTTTAACACTTtaagatattgatttaaaaaaataataataaaagcactGTGTGTGAGATGACATGTCaaggttaaatttattatagaaaaaaaataattttaatcatttccGTAATGTTATCAATTTATGTTTACTTACAATGTATACAGAAAATACAAATCGTATGCACGATTTATCGTGAAAAAATAACTGTTGTAAGaaggaaatatttaataaaaatgaaaatttattcgaatACAAAATCACTAGTTTGTTACGAAGTAAAGATATGGGGAAAATATTCCAATTATTAAATCGCTGAACTTGTAAGAAAGTTCAGAAAATGAGAAAAGTCAACTTTCTAGAGTAATTAGGatccaaaattaatgaaaacccagttcatttgaattttagacgaatattttgtaaaacattggCTGAAATCCATCCGAGGGGGGTGggaaatatctcagaaactatcaTGTCAGTGATCAAACGAacgcgatttttgaattttttggttaaatattaCTCAATAtaaagagttttatcgaaattgaagccaaaaaaaatttttcctatttttttggaattttcttaaggggtaccccttagaaaaaatcgaaaaaatttcaaacaattttttgttctggaatttgataaaactccgtttatagagtaattttgacacaaaaaatacaaaaattctagttatttgacgattgaatgcatcgtttttgaaatatcggtCAAAATCTCATATGAAAGTCGATTTTTCGGATTGATTTCAGGAAATTGTTTACCAAATATTCGTTTAACAGTAAAATGGACTGGATTTTCGTAACTTTTAGGTCTTAAACACTCTAGAAAAAAAACAGAGTTAGCTTTTTTTAGACTTAAACTCATTTTTCCGCTTggtatctcatttcgtttttgagttatcgtgttcacagacaggcAAAcggaaacggactaattaggtgattttatggacacaataatttttagcgttaaaaaacttttgattttttttatgaatccgGGAATATAAATATGGAGTcccatttgaaaatttcaagttgaccATAAATAAGCTCAACTTATAAAATAAGtgtcttttaaaataatgttgcaatttttacacaaatgagaaaataaaaaaagtatacaaaccTTAACTAATTCCTTCAAACGTTCCCGATTATAAACATTACCAATTTCTTCACCCAACATAAAATCCAACGCTTTACTAATTGGATACGATAGTGGTGCCGTAAAACCCATCACAATTTTTGtcattataatagtttttgcacCAATCGCCAAACCATGACGAGAACAAATCGCTTGCGGTGTAATTTCCCCAAACAAAACAATCGTAATTGTTGACGATACAACAGCAATTAAACCGGATGTTAAATCAtccaataaaattgtaaaaatcgaaTTCACAAAAACATTACCCAATAAAAtactacataataaaaaattgcctTGATCACGAACCGGTTGAATCTTTTTCGCATATTTTCGTTCTTTCTGTGTTCccgtatttaataaaattttcaattcggTTCGATCTAATGACATTAAACCTAAATTTAAACCGGAAAATAATGCTGAGAATGATAGACATACTAAAATGATCACGATTGAGGCCCACAATGGAAGCAATTTTTCATGGCTACGAATAGCAAGCCACTCGGTTGAACCTTGATGAATAAATGGTCGATTTTCGTATTCCCATTTTTTTTCGGGTGGTGTATTTTTTGGTGCTTTCTCTTTCGTacaaatatataagtttttccCTTCTGATGGTACGGGTATCTGTATGTGAACGATACCATTTACGACTTTTGGATCATGATCACCCGTTGATTTTAAAGAACCCGCTTCTACCTGAAAAACAAGGAAAAGTTCAAATTAAGGGATCTTTGGAAACTGCTATTACAGTCCAAGCTTCCATAACAGTAGCCAATACGTTTCTTGGGAACTTTTGGAGTTGCAGAATTCGAATCTGATCATAAATagtatgaaaattcaaaatgttggccgaaaaattcaattttttgccgAAATCTCTATTTCGACTCCCTACAAAGAcagttcaaataaatatattaagaaaaggAGGTTTTCGAGGTCGCTAAATCCAAATCTGGCCATGAcaacttgaaaattatatttttagctaCTCGATTAAACcaaatatatcaagaaaatatGATTATTCTGGACATTTTCGAAGTGCCTGGATCCGAATCCGaccataaaaaatgtaaaaatttaaaatggcgactggaaaattaaatttttagcaactcgattaaaatatatcaagaaatattattgttcaagaagttttttttttcgaattctaatctgaatttaaaaagtttgaaaacacACAATAGTGGCTGGAAAATTCaggattttaaacaaaaatatccatttttgctcataatataaaaataaattacaaaataaatatgtcaCAACAATAATGCTACCTAGTAgggtttccaaaaataaaacataaatttccaCTTACCTGAAAAGCTTCAGTTACCGGCATAAGACAAGTTTTTCCATAGGGATGATCTTCTTTCGTAAACGTGAACAATGTATTTTCTGTGATTCGAATTCCATACACACGAATAGTTGTTGGCATATGAATCAATATCGTAGGAATTCCACCTTCGTCGAATTCAAGACCTTTCTCTGATTTCTCAACACGAAATCCAGTTAATTGTACTGGTTCAGATTCCGTAATGATATCATCATCCAGATGTTGAGGACCAACTAATCTTGGAAAGATATCATGACGATTTTCATCAACATTTTCAGAGCTATCATCATGGATTGATGGAGGtggaatgttttttaatgttggTGTGTATAAATCATTAACGGAACGTAATTTTCGTCTGGCTGGATGTctgtaaaagaaaagaaataaaattattgaaatactccctcgacttggatcaaaattaatttcaaagaatCGACAAATATTTGGAAATACCATGGTCcagaacacaaaaatttatttttttaaaaagaggaataaaaaatcgaaatatcagactttttagggttccgtagccagTACGTCTGCTATCAGGGCTGTATCTCATAATCCTCTGTACTTAAACAGCTGAAATTTGGGGGCCAAAAAAGACaacgaaacaaaaaagtttGGGGGCTTTTAATGTAGATGTTTCATGAAAtaaggatataaaaaaaatcgaattttttttatatgaaagtatGTTCATACTACgtgaaaaatacaatatataaatatttatgaaaaaaacatttcccGTCAAAATTGGTTCAACTGTAAGTTTGttctaattacaaaaatatatatatcaaatataaataatattggcaATAATccatgtttacaaaataaaaaattcaataaaattaatattacatcaaattattttatataatttgaaagaTTCAGAATTGATTGAAACTTCTctgttcgattttttttttcataaaatgttctcCATTTTTAACCTTTGAgccaaaaaaaggggttttgTAAGTTTGATCGCTTTGTGTGTCTgcttgtggcatcgtagcgcctaaacggataaaccgatttggatttttttgtttcgattgaaaagtaatttaatgaggagtgttcttagctatgtttcaagtgcgagtttagggttacgtacccggaacaactaaaaaataagcgatgatccttaaaatcggttcagtttggagaaggctctaaagaaaatataatttaatggtgagCGTTCTTAAATCATAACCCCTGATTTTCCCGATTTGTGGCCACTCTATAAAAACTTTACACTGCTTGACCTGATTTTACACctggtacaaaaaatttaaatacattactCTTTGTAACACTTTGTATAAGTGCACGTATTTTATTGCCAAcgtgacaaaatttaaaatttctaatttaaattaaaaaaattagaataaaaataaaattgtaaataacagACAGAGTTAAGTTTAGACCAGTTTGAACTATATCGATTCAGAAATATCTGCCCACACCGATAGACCGATATTAGCGCGCCACATCGATATACGTACgatacacaatatttttgtgTCAACAATTTCCATGTAATTATTTGTGTagcaatacaaaaaattttcaaatcattcaaaattttaattaagtgtgAGGTAAAACGAGTACATAAAGcattcgatttttgaaaaaaggttcattattttatcattttgcaataatttggacccagatacaatttaaaatcataaatcctGCATAAAGGAagaggttaggttagagtagctgtcctgggatgggacacacttagatgaTAGGGTCCGTTGTAATACCGAAAGAGGGTTAGCCTATCTCCGGTCTCTACTCCATTAACCATTTGGAgatgtttaagaacagcagcagtactttgacgtcaacggacttaaggtcggagagatcgtcaaagaaagaCTGGCTCAAATGAATCTACCTCTTTGTGGccagagctgggcagtgacaaaGAAGATGAGATATCGTTTGTTCCGCCTCCTAACTGTGGCAGCTTATAAAacttcgatttttgaaaaaaggttcattattttatcattttgcaataatttgtttttataatttggacccagatacaatttaaaatcataaatcatgCATAAAGGAagaggttaggttagagtaactgtcctggggtgggacacacttagacgaTAGGGTCCGTTGTAATACCGAAAGAGGGTTGGCCTATCTACGGGTTCTACTCCATTAACCATTAAAGAAAGACTGGCTCAAATGAATCTACCTCTTTGTGGccagagctgggcagtgacagagaagatgagatatGTGGCAGtttgtaaaacaatttgaaaCACTTTATAAATTCGAGCTTGATTTGTGGTACGGAATGCTTTTTGAAATCACAACACTTGACTGTTGTGTATAACTcaacattttatattcaatataattatgataaaaaaatttcattatttcattatcttcatgaattaaaaatataaaactagaaatattgatttcattttaaaaaaaaactttgaaatatttacacaaatgatatctttttacacaaaattgaaaaaaaattcaatttaattgtttCGTTAATTACCAGTAAAATAGAAACTAATTAATTCTACTTACTTTAGAGctaatttttattcttctatAAAGTaatcgataaaattaaattttttttttagaaaattaaattgcagGCACTATTTACAAATCTCtataacattcaaattttatccaattttgataaaacaagtatgtaatcctactaaatttgagttatatttttaaatttgtgatcaaaattaacctagctttaataggtttcatgaatgtggagtcctggtcccggaattaagcacgtaagtaatagctagcgaaaaactgacctCACAGCTGAAAAggatgacccaaaattagtgggttttaaaaaaaattccaataagatcggaccaaatttgcctgtgttatcaaaaaaatcaaatttttgaactttatgacgtcatcaaaaaccaaaaaatttaattttgctctatcacattcaaattttatccaattttgataaaacaagtatgtaatcctactaaatttgagttatattttttaaatttgtgatcaaaattaacctaactttaataggtttcatgaatgtggagtcctggtcccggaattaagcacgtaagtaatagctagcgaaaaactgacatcacagttgaaaagaatgacccaaaattagtgagttttaaaaaaaattccaataagatcggatcaaatttacctgtgttatcaaaaaaatcaaattttttaacttgatgacgtcatcaaaaacaaaaaaatttatttttgctctatcacatccaaattttatccaattttgataaaccaagtatgaaatcctactaaatttgggtcatacttttcagatttgtgatcaaaattaacctagctataatagatttcatgaatgtggagtcctggtcccggaattaagcacataagtgatagccagcgaaaaactgacatcacagctgaaaagattgacccaaaattagtgggttctaaaaaaaattccaataagatcggattaaatttgcctgtgctatcacaaaaatcaaatttttgaactttatgacgtcatcaaaaaccaaaaaatttaattttgctctatcacatccaaattttatccaattttgataaaccaagtatggaattctactaa includes:
- the LOC123301558 gene encoding unextended protein isoform X1 — translated: MAKGVFRMVNYYCVWIFWQSFTTILTSEIQNRNQLLLSENLPSINSLNVLNHTIVSDNQNTIHNRYVLELHGTNLHENIDIWPIIREAKRGELCETNENFNNFHQLSFLNHSYVQYDLDVKLSEANDFDISLIYFCVSQKSVSVHQGENISVVFRTNLSSSSVHHDENNDRPIHPARRKLRSVNDLYTPTLKNIPPPSIHDDSSENVDENRHDIFPRLVGPQHLDDDIITESEPVQLTGFRVEKSEKGLEFDEGGIPTILIHMPTTIRVYGIRITENTLFTFTKEDHPYGKTCLMPVTEAFQVEAGSLKSTGDHDPKVVNGIVHIQIPVPSEGKNLYICTKEKAPKNTPPEKKWEYENRPFIHQGSTEWLAIRSHEKLLPLWASIVIILVCLSFSALFSGLNLGLMSLDRTELKILLNTGTQKERKYAKKIQPVRDQGNFLLCSILLGNVFVNSIFTILLDDLTSGLIAVVSSTITIVLFGEITPQAICSRHGLAIGAKTIIMTKIVMGFTAPLSYPISKALDFMLGEEIGNVYNRERLKELVKVTTDTNDLDKDEVNIISGALELRKKTVSDVMTRIEDVFMLDYESILNFETVSEIMKSGFSRIPVFEGTRTNIVTMLYIKDLAFVDPDDNTPLKTLCQFYQNPCNFVYEDVTLDVMFKQFKEGHKGHMAFVHRVNNEGEGDPFYETVGLVTLEDVIEELIQAEIMDETDVFTDNRSKRRRNEHRKQDFTIFAERREHQRIRISPQLTLATFQYLSTSIDLFRPDNISETILRRMLKQDIIVHIKKKDKHDPLTIIYQQGKPADYFVLVLEGRVEVTVGRESLLFESGPFTYFGKQALMQNVGGVAESPTVQPTNMGSLQSVNMETLLRHTFVPDYSVRAVTEVLYIKIKRSLYMAALRATLMERSQKGDITGGEQFDEEVEKLLHSLEEDGISIEDRTSPIHSEINENTQNTKTEINEYIKESNRKPSVTQLCNSPSMKDRPSFNTFTQSDTINGAIKKHSLPTTINISYTPADSTGDHEKDHEETALLSTQNTKS
- the LOC123301558 gene encoding unextended protein isoform X3 produces the protein MAKGVFRMVNYYCVWIFWQSFTTILTSEIQNRNQLLLSENLPSINSLNVLNHTIVSDNQNTIHNRYVLELHGTNLHENIDIWPIIREAKRGELCETNENFNNFHQLSFLNHSYVQYDLDVKLSEANDFDISLIYFCVSQKSVSVHQGENISVVFRTNLSSSSVHHDENNDRPIHPARRKLRSVNDLYTPTLKNIPPPSIHDDSSENVDENRHDIFPRLVGPQHLDDDIITESEPVQLTGFRVEKSEKGLEFDEGGIPTILIHMPTTIRVYGIRITENTLFTFTKEDHPYGKTCLMPVTEAFQVEAGSLKSTGDHDPKVVNGIVHIQIPVPSEGKNLYICTKEKAPKNTPPEKKWEYENRPFIHQGSTEWLAIRSHEKLLPLWASIVIILVCLSFSALFSGLNLGLMSLDRTELKILLNTGTQKERKYAKKIQPVRDQGNFLLCSILLGNVFVNSIFTILLDDLTSGLIAVVSSTITIVLFGEITPQAICSRHGLAIGAKTIIMTKIVMGFTAPLSYPISKALDFMLGEEIGNVYNRERLKELVKVTTDTNDLDKDEVNIISGALELRKKTVSDVMTRIEDVFMLDYESILNFETVSEIMKSGFSRIPVFEGTRTNIVTMLYIKDLAFVDPDDNTPLKTLCQFYQNPCNFVYEDVTLDVMFKQFKEGHKGHMAFVHRVNNEGEGDPFYETVGLVTLEDVIEELIQAEIMDETDVFTDNRSKRRRNEHRKQDFTIFAERREHQRIRISPQLTLATFQYLSTSIDLFRPDNISETILRRMLKQDIIVHIKKKDKHDPLTIIYQQGKPADYFVLVLEGRVEVTVGRESLLFESGPFTYFGKQALMQNVGGVAESPTVQPTNMGSLQSVNMETLLRHTFVPDYSVRAVTEVLYIKIKRSLYMAALRATLMERSQKGDITGGEQFDEEVEKLMKSEYKLRTPISFSSNALEIPGVSKSSDNSDSSDSE
- the LOC123301558 gene encoding unextended protein isoform X2, whose translation is MAKGVFRMVNYYCVWIFWQSFTTILTSEIQNRNQLLLSENLPSINSLNVLNHTIVSDNQNTIHNRYVLELHGTNLHENIDIWPIIREAKRGELCETNENFNNFHQLSFLNHSYVQYDLDVKLSEANDFDISLIYFCVSQKSVSVHQGENISVVFRTNLSSSSVHHDENNDRPIHPARRKLRSVNDLYTPTLKNIPPPSIHDDSSENVDENRHDIFPRLVGPQHLDDDIITESEPVQLTGFRVEKSEKGLEFDEGGIPTILIHMPTTIRVYGIRITENTLFTFTKEDHPYGKTCLMPVTEAFQVEAGSLKSTGDHDPKVVNGIVHIQIPVPSEGKNLYICTKEKAPKNTPPEKKWEYENRPFIHQGSTEWLAIRSHEKLLPLWASIVIILVCLSFSALFSGLNLGLMSLDRTELKILLNTGTQKERKYAKKIQPVRDQGNFLLCSILLGNVFVNSIFTILLDDLTSGLIAVVSSTITIVLFGEITPQAICSRHGLAIGAKTIIMTKIVMGFTAPLSYPISKALDFMLGEEIGNVYNRERLKELVKVTTDTNDLDKDEVNIISGALELRKKTVSDVMTRIEDVFMLDYESILNFETVSEIMKSGFSRIPVFEGTRTNIVTMLYIKDLAFVDPDDNTPLKTLCQFYQNPCNFVYEDVTLDVMFKQFKEGHKGHMAFVHRVNNEGEGDPFYETVGLVTLEDVIEELIQAEIMDETDVFTDNRSKRRRNEHRKQDFTIFAERREHQRIRISPQLTLATFQYLSTSIDLFRPDNISETILRRMLKQDIIVHIKKKDKHDPLTIIYQQGKPADYFVLVLEGRVEVTVGRESLLFESGPFTYFGKQALMQNVGGVAESPTVQPTNMGSLQSVNMETLLRHTFVPDYSVRAVTEVLYIKIKRSLYMAALRATLMERSQKGDITGGEQFDEEVEKFFKLIYTNELVDGRRTSTSTIKRERRESTSSINRERKTSTPTVREDPNAEEIS